A single region of the Paraburkholderia sprentiae WSM5005 genome encodes:
- a CDS encoding ATP-grasp domain-containing protein, whose protein sequence is MQITGMLHGARLLQFVGFPASEILGPSASEEEVKALIDRHRQIFIKPVFKGGVGKKGKAGLLGRATDLKTALAEKERLYFAEHTVGHIKAKANGVTFEAGVPATHEVYFSITDSTRFRAPTMTLSHVGGMDIEEVDPKQVAMVPFDALTGLKAFVVANALSEIGAPKEIISPLVQQLPKLWELFHDFGMTTLELNPIRMREDRHGRLTPVACDFKCGFDRDDPRWARLGLPPHLFAADYSDFEQEINQLRTHQGQSDVYVINEKGTILAPTFGGGANSLVTEMLGDAAIISSDFGGNPPYAKMKEVARICFRHWLGQANVLFIIGGKSNNTDIYETLRAMADALREHFSEHGPTPLYVVLGRGGPNLVRGMSALRDTCDSLGLPYRLFGFDSDISEVIQYARQADAWMRAGGRTEIAARIGASPRQTETARA, encoded by the coding sequence ATGCAAATCACCGGTATGTTGCACGGCGCGCGCCTGCTGCAATTCGTCGGATTTCCGGCGAGTGAGATCCTCGGCCCGAGCGCGAGCGAAGAGGAAGTCAAGGCGCTGATCGACCGTCATCGCCAGATCTTCATCAAGCCCGTCTTCAAGGGGGGAGTCGGCAAGAAGGGCAAGGCAGGTTTGCTTGGCCGCGCGACCGACCTGAAGACCGCGCTCGCGGAAAAGGAGCGGCTCTACTTCGCCGAGCATACCGTCGGCCACATCAAGGCGAAGGCGAATGGCGTCACCTTCGAAGCCGGTGTGCCGGCCACGCACGAAGTCTACTTCTCGATTACGGATTCCACCCGCTTTCGTGCGCCGACCATGACGCTTTCGCATGTGGGCGGCATGGACATCGAGGAAGTCGACCCGAAGCAGGTGGCGATGGTGCCGTTCGATGCGCTGACCGGGCTGAAGGCGTTCGTCGTAGCGAATGCACTGAGCGAGATCGGCGCGCCGAAGGAGATCATTTCGCCGCTCGTGCAGCAGTTGCCGAAACTCTGGGAGCTCTTTCACGACTTCGGCATGACGACGCTGGAGTTGAATCCGATCCGCATGCGCGAGGACAGGCACGGTCGCCTTACGCCGGTTGCGTGCGACTTCAAGTGCGGCTTCGATCGCGACGATCCGCGCTGGGCGCGTCTTGGCCTGCCGCCTCATCTGTTCGCCGCCGATTACTCGGATTTTGAGCAGGAGATCAACCAGCTTCGCACCCATCAGGGCCAGAGCGACGTGTATGTCATCAACGAGAAGGGCACGATCCTGGCCCCGACCTTCGGCGGCGGCGCCAACTCGCTGGTCACCGAAATGCTGGGCGACGCCGCGATCATCTCGTCGGATTTCGGCGGCAATCCGCCTTACGCGAAGATGAAGGAAGTGGCGCGCATCTGTTTCAGGCACTGGCTCGGACAGGCGAACGTGCTCTTCATCATCGGCGGCAAGTCAAATAACACGGACATCTACGAGACGCTGCGCGCCATGGCCGACGCCCTGCGCGAGCACTTCAGCGAGCACGGACCGACACCGCTTTATGTCGTGCTGGGCCGTGGAGGTCCGAACCTCGTGCGGGGCATGTCGGCGCTGAGGGACACATGCGACTCGCTGGGCCTGCCTTACCGGCTGTTCGGCTTCGACTCTGACATCAGCGAAGTGATCCAGTACGCACGCCAGGCGGACGCCTGGATGCGCGCCGGTGGCCGCACCGAGATCGCAGCA